The following proteins are co-located in the Paludibaculum fermentans genome:
- a CDS encoding FAD-dependent thymidylate synthase, with product MITVGPMPPEKLAYALARYSRSPDSIQQSIDWVKSHDSSKFLESFYFQYGHASIADLGHVALSWEGVSEIAAIEIEDEQLWDGQARSSRYQDFSRSGFVTPPGLDAVQTETYQAAGRRLLETYREIHGRMVEALSAKLPRPESMKPDAYQRNIAARAFDVARYVLFLGIPTGVGQVTSIRTLEKQIRRMRSSEYGEVRAVAEEAAQACAETPHCPWRTDVQEEALAPTLAKYVDPDPYPGQARADLAQWAAENLPIASGETPHAVVLTKTADPLADIAATLLYAVTDRPFQELHETVSEWGRARQAEVLEVALRARARRDELLREFRGGPYAFDMLIDIGAYRDMHRHRRCHQTRQAFTWQHGFAVPQGLVEAGLESIYRTALREAQAAAEQLPAGTAHYLLPFAAKGRFLFKMDFAEAEYIAKLRSGVKGHFSYRDVAWRMKVEMDRVDPELGRLIAATPPWVEDPLVR from the coding sequence GTGATCACCGTCGGGCCCATGCCGCCCGAGAAACTGGCTTATGCCCTGGCCCGCTACAGCCGGTCGCCGGACTCCATCCAACAGTCGATCGACTGGGTGAAAAGCCACGACTCCTCCAAGTTTCTGGAGAGTTTTTACTTCCAGTACGGCCACGCGTCCATCGCCGATTTGGGGCACGTGGCGCTCTCCTGGGAAGGCGTCAGTGAAATCGCCGCCATCGAGATCGAGGACGAGCAGTTGTGGGATGGCCAGGCACGGTCGTCGCGCTATCAGGATTTTTCGCGCTCCGGCTTTGTGACGCCCCCTGGGCTGGATGCGGTGCAAACGGAAACCTATCAGGCCGCCGGCCGCCGGTTGCTGGAGACTTACCGCGAGATCCACGGCCGCATGGTCGAGGCCCTCAGCGCCAAACTCCCGCGGCCGGAATCAATGAAGCCGGATGCCTATCAGCGGAACATTGCGGCCCGCGCGTTTGATGTCGCCCGCTATGTCCTCTTCCTGGGCATTCCGACTGGTGTGGGCCAGGTGACCAGCATCCGCACGTTGGAGAAACAGATCCGGCGCATGCGCAGCTCGGAGTATGGAGAAGTGCGGGCGGTAGCGGAGGAAGCGGCCCAGGCGTGCGCCGAGACCCCGCACTGTCCCTGGCGTACGGATGTCCAGGAAGAGGCTCTGGCGCCGACACTCGCCAAGTATGTCGATCCGGATCCCTACCCCGGGCAGGCCCGGGCGGACCTGGCGCAGTGGGCGGCGGAGAATCTGCCAATCGCATCGGGCGAGACGCCGCACGCGGTGGTCCTGACCAAAACGGCGGATCCTTTGGCCGACATTGCGGCCACGCTGCTGTACGCCGTGACGGACCGGCCCTTCCAGGAGTTGCACGAGACGGTCAGCGAATGGGGCCGCGCCCGCCAGGCGGAAGTCCTGGAGGTCGCCCTGCGCGCCCGGGCCCGGCGGGACGAGCTGCTGCGCGAGTTCCGGGGTGGGCCCTACGCCTTCGACATGCTGATCGACATTGGAGCCTACCGCGACATGCATCGCCACCGGCGCTGTCACCAGACGCGGCAGGCGTTCACCTGGCAGCACGGCTTCGCGGTGCCCCAGGGGCTGGTCGAGGCCGGTTTGGAATCCATCTATCGAACCGCGTTGCGGGAGGCCCAGGCAGCGGCGGAGCAACTGCCGGCCGGGACGGCACATTACCTGTTGCCGTTCGCCGCGAAAGGCCGCTTTCTGTTCAAGATGGACTTCGCCGAAGCCGAGTACATCGCCAAGCTGCGCAGCGGGGTCAAGGGCCATTTCAGCTACCGCGATGTAGCCTGGCGCATGAAGGTGGAGATGGACCGTGTGGATCCCGAACTGGGTCGCCTGATCGCCGCGACCCCGCCCTGGGTAGAGGACCCGCTGGTGCGGTAA